A window of the Roseburia sp. 831b genome harbors these coding sequences:
- a CDS encoding GNAT family N-acetyltransferase, whose amino-acid sequence MIKIENDITEHLGWIDSLCLDPSFSTPFCDKARVTAVSKKENHILLCAYEGNLLTGIFCLLVLEEEKYMETVFLYTREKKAYTELMDDLSKRYKGYEMWFVYNPKNYVLQNYLSEKQAFFYTEQRYMEYKGVEKEDVSEVIPYCDSYKNDYIRIHNKEGYWDGEKVLEKIDDFYVYLCIRNQRLVGYIDLSKENDTNEIMDLWILPEYRNHGIGALLLKKAIFTNGDKRLVLTVDIDNAPAIHLYEKMGFEEIPANNNITAKLVL is encoded by the coding sequence ATGATTAAGATAGAAAATGATATTACAGAACATTTAGGTTGGATTGATTCATTGTGCCTTGATCCATCTTTTTCCACACCTTTTTGTGATAAAGCAAGAGTCACAGCTGTTTCAAAGAAAGAAAACCATATATTGCTTTGTGCCTATGAGGGAAATCTGTTAACCGGAATCTTCTGCCTTTTGGTCTTAGAGGAAGAAAAATATATGGAAACGGTTTTTCTTTATACGAGGGAAAAGAAAGCATATACTGAGTTGATGGATGATTTGTCAAAACGATATAAAGGGTATGAAATGTGGTTTGTTTATAATCCAAAGAATTATGTGCTGCAAAATTATTTGTCAGAGAAACAAGCATTTTTCTATACGGAACAGAGGTATATGGAATATAAGGGCGTCGAGAAAGAGGATGTTAGTGAAGTAATACCATACTGCGATTCGTATAAAAATGACTACATAAGGATTCACAATAAAGAAGGCTATTGGGATGGAGAAAAAGTCCTCGAAAAGATAGATGACTTCTATGTTTATCTGTGCATCCGAAATCAACGCCTTGTTGGATACATTGATTTGAGTAAAGAAAATGATACCAATGAAATCATGGATTTGTGGATTCTTCCGGAGTATCGCAATCATGGAATCGGTGCATTACTCCTAAAGAAGGCAATATTTACTAACGGTGATAAACGTCTGGTGCTCACGGTTGATATTGACAACGCTCCAGCAATTCATTTGTATGAAAAGATGGGATTTGAAGAAATACCAGCGAATAACAATATTACTGCGAAACTGGTTTTGTAG
- a CDS encoding GNAT family N-acetyltransferase, with translation MKNNLMLVRPSEAYISELLAYRKDFLENADSMDGCGPLKRYENMKDYLKMVEQYLNPDTLPDGMVVASQFLCVRKSDHRIVGMIQVRHYFNEYVEKYAGHIGYSVRPSERKKGYATWMLHNIMPFCRSIGLEKILVCCLDDNEASRRTILKNGGVYEKTVFCEERNEKLERYWIDLKEQESIETNHLRLRKARLEDMDAIWKNIWSDETIAKNMLWPPVKSREEAQERIVRTIAHQRKIPAYFVCLKDTNEPIGFAGFKEEKPKTYEECGICIAANHQKKGYGKEVVNALLFAAFDLLGGEKFIYGCFQENTASRRLAESLGFHYTHSKPEVRAWDGYQYVADYFLLTSNEMKK, from the coding sequence ATGAAGAATAATTTAATGCTGGTAAGACCATCAGAAGCATATATTTCAGAACTATTAGCTTACAGGAAAGATTTTCTTGAAAACGCGGATTCCATGGACGGCTGTGGACCACTCAAAAGATATGAAAACATGAAGGATTATCTTAAGATGGTGGAGCAGTATTTAAATCCAGATACATTGCCCGACGGAATGGTGGTGGCATCACAATTTTTATGTGTAAGGAAAAGCGATCATCGGATTGTTGGCATGATACAGGTCAGACATTATTTTAATGAATATGTTGAAAAATATGCAGGGCATATTGGATACTCGGTAAGACCATCGGAGAGAAAAAAAGGGTATGCGACATGGATGCTCCACAATATTATGCCATTTTGCAGAAGCATAGGACTTGAGAAAATTTTAGTATGCTGTCTGGATGATAATGAAGCAAGCAGAAGAACAATTCTAAAAAATGGTGGAGTTTATGAGAAAACCGTTTTTTGTGAAGAAAGAAATGAAAAATTAGAGCGCTACTGGATTGATTTAAAGGAACAGGAGTCAATCGAAACGAATCACCTTCGGTTGAGAAAGGCTCGCCTGGAGGATATGGATGCTATTTGGAAAAATATATGGTCGGACGAAACGATTGCGAAAAATATGCTATGGCCACCGGTAAAATCAAGGGAAGAAGCGCAGGAAAGAATAGTAAGAACAATAGCTCATCAAAGAAAAATACCGGCTTACTTTGTTTGTCTGAAAGATACAAATGAGCCAATTGGATTTGCCGGATTTAAAGAAGAAAAGCCAAAAACATATGAAGAGTGCGGTATCTGCATTGCAGCGAACCACCAGAAGAAGGGATATGGAAAAGAAGTCGTGAATGCACTTCTTTTTGCAGCATTTGATTTGTTGGGTGGCGAGAAATTCATATATGGTTGTTTTCAAGAAAATACTGCATCCAGAAGGCTTGCAGAAAGTCTCGGTTTTCATTATACACATAGCAAGCCGGAAGTCCGCGCATGGGATGGTTACCAATATGTAGCTGATTATTTCCTGTTAACATCAAATGAAATGAAAAAGTAA
- a CDS encoding helix-turn-helix transcriptional regulator, giving the protein MNAILTGQFISRVRMEKGMTQKELAQKVGVTDKAVSKWETGVSQS; this is encoded by the coding sequence ATGAATGCTATTTTAACAGGGCAATTTATCAGCCGGGTCCGAATGGAAAAAGGAATGACACAAAAAGAACTGGCTCAAAAAGTTGGCGTGACCGACAAAGCGGTATCCAAATGGGAGACAGGAGTTTCCCAAAGTTAA